The Acidicapsa ligni DNA window ATCCGGAGGCTGTTGAGGCCTGGGTGCGGGAGCGTGACGGAGAGAGCTACGTGGCGACGGTCATGGGCCGGGAGATTTCGGCGCTGGTGTTGTCGCGGGTGGCGGGGATTCTGGCTGAGCATGGGCTGAATATCGGCAGGATCGATGAGCTTTCCGGGCCACGATCGCTGCGGCAAAAGGCATCCGAGACGGCCCAGGTCGGTTCGATCGGATATGCGTGCGTGGAGTTTCATGCGCGTGGGCAGGTGCGGGCGGAGGCTGCGCTGCGCGCGGAGTTGCTGGCGCTGGCGGACGAGCTGGCGACGGATATGGTTTTTCAGCGGGAGGACGTGTTTCGGCGCAACCGAAGGATGTTTGTCTTCGATATGGATTCGACGCTGATCCAGGGCGAGGTCATCGACGAGTTGGCAAAGATGCTGGGCGTTGGCGAGCAAGTTTCGCTGGTGACGGCGGCGGCGATGCGCGGAGAGATCGAGTTTCAGGAGAGCTTTCGGCGGCGGGTTGCGCTGCTGAAGGGGTTGCCGGAGACGCGGGTTTTTGAGCTGCTGGAGCGGATTCCTCTGATGGAGGGCGCGGAGCGGCTGTTCACTACGCTCAAACGGCTGGGATACAAGACGGCGGTGCTTTCGGGGGGATTTACGTTCTTTGGCGCTTACTTGAAGGAGCGGCTCGGGGTAGATTATGTTTTTGCCAACGAGCTGGACATTGCCGACGGCGTGGTGACGGGCGAGGTTCGCGGCGAGATTGTCGATGGGGCTCGCAAGGCCGCGCTGCTGGTGGAACTGGCGGAGCGGGAAGGGATTTCGCTGGAGCAGGTGGTGGCGGTGGGCGATGGGGCGAACGATCTTCCGATGCTGAAGCTGGCGGGGATGGGGGTTGCTTTCCATGCCAAACCAGTGGTGCGGGCCGGGGCGGCGCATTCGCTTTCGTACCTGGGGCTGGATAGTTTGTTGTACCTGGTTGGGGTTCGGGATGGGGATTTCTAATATTCGTTTCAGAATTGAGCCCGGTCTGTCCAGTCGTAAGGCATTGAAACAGGAGCTCTTTCGCTACGTTCTGGACTACAGAACCTTGGCTGACAAAACAGCGCGAATTTCTGACTCAGAATCCTAGCGGGATTTAATTTCCGTGCTGTGGGAGTTCATGTATTCGCGCAAGGCGGCGTTGATGCGGCTCTGATAACGCTTGCCCGTGCTCTTGAAGAAAGCCAAGACTTCGGCGTCAAGACGCAGGGTGATTTGTTGCTTGTTTTCTTCAGGGATAAGGGCCATCACAGGCTGGGAGGCACGCCGCCAACCAGTCTTGCCGCTCTGATCGGGGATGTCACTCAGGTCTATATCTTCGTCACGGAGATCACGCAGGGCTTGAAGCTGCTCTTCAGCCATTGTGGGAGGATTTTCTGGATCGAGCCTGAATTTAGTCATTCCAATATTGGTTGTGCTCATGTCGTGTCGCCCTCCTTGCTGAGATGATGCGGATAACTGCCTGCCGCATGGTATAGATGACGACGAGGATAAACTCGCCATGCCGTCCAATGACTGATTCTCGAATCTCGCCATAGTTCTCTGCATCTTCGATTCGCTCGATGCGATGCGGATCTAAAAAGACATTTGTGGCAAATGCGAAACTCACACTGTGTTTGCGCAGGTTGGCTTCGGCTTTCTGGGGATCCCACTCGAAGTCCACGAGCCTAATTTACTACATTTGCAGTTATGTTTGTAGCTACATTTAATCTTCGATAACGGGTCCATTTGCAGGAATCCACTTTCAAATTACTTTGGATGTAACGAGGGGCAGATGGAAATACATGAGCGGCAACTGGTGCTGGATCAGTTGGATTCGAGTGAGGCGCGGCTGCTGGAGCTGGTGCGGGAACTGACTCCTGAGCAGTGGAGCTTTCGGGAAGCGCCGGAGCGGTGGTCCATTGCGGAGAATATCGAGCATGTCATTGCGTTTGAGAACTTCATCATGGGAGTGATCGCGGATGTGATGGCAAGACCGGCGGAGTTGGATAAGAAGGCGTTTGCGGCGGAGAAAGAGCCGCTGGTGCTGGGGCTGGCGAATGCTCGCGATGTGAAGTTCAATGCCCGGGAGGTTGTTCGGCCGGTGAGGCGATGGCTGGATACGGAGGAAATGGTCGCCGAGCTGCGAAAGACGCGGGCGCGGACTGTGGCTTTTGTGGCGGAGACACAGGCGCCTCTTCGCGATCACTTCTTTCCGCATGTCGCGTTTGGAGATCTTGATTGCTACCAGTGGCTGGTGGTGATGGCGCAGCATGGGGCGCGTCATGCTGCGCAGATTGAGGAGATCAAGGCCGATCCGGTGTATCCGGTTTGGCATCTGGCTCGGCATCCGGATTGATTTTCGAGATTGAGGGGGCTTCGGGATTTGTGCCGAAGCCCGCTTTGCGGATTATTTGCTGTGGCGGATCTGGTGCCAGAGCCAGGCGGTGCGGATGATGTCGTCGATCTGGGTGTAATTCGGCTTCCAGTTGAGTTCGGCTATGGCTTTTTCTGAGGTGGCGATCAGGAAGGCTGGGTCGCCTGCGCGGCGGGGGCAGAGCTCGACTGGAATGGGGTGGCCGGTGACGCGGCGGGCGGACTCGACAACTTCCTTGACGGTAAATCCGGCGCCGTTGCCGAGGTTATAGATGAGGCGCTGCTCGGCGGCGAGGGGTGTTTCGAGGGCGGCGAGAGCGAGCAGGTGGGCGTCCGCCAGGTCGGCTACGTGAACATAGTCGCGGACACAGGTGCCGTCCTTGGTGGGATAGTCGTCGCCGAAGATTTTAATGGAGCTACGACGGCCGAGCGCTACGTCCAACACAAGCGGGATGATGTGGGACTCGGGTTCGTGGGCTTCGCCGCGGATGATTTTGCCGGTTCCGTGACCGCCTACTTCGGGTGCTCCGGCGACGTTGAAATAGCGCAGGGAGGCAGAGCGAAGGCCATGGATCCGGTGGAACCACTCCAGCATGTATTCGACGAGGAGCTTGGATTCGCCATAGGGATTGGTGGGCTTGAGCTTGGCGGTTTCGGGAATGGGAACGGCTTCTGGCTCGCCGTAAACGGCGGCGGTGGAGCTGAAGACGATGCGTTTTGGACCGCAGGCGAGGATAGCTTCCAGCAATGCCAGGGTGGAGGCGGTGTTATTGCGAAAGTAGATTTCTGGCTTCTGCATGGATTCGCCTGCTTCGATGAGGGCGGCGAAGTGAAGCACGCCGTCGAAGGAAGCGTTTACAGCCGTTGCATCGCGAAAGAGGCCTTCGATGCGGGCGCGGTCGGCGATATCTGCTTCGACGAATTCCACGCCTGCAGGTACTTGATTCCGTTGGGCATGGCAAAGGTTATCCACGACGACAACACTGTGGCCCTGCTGCGCGAGTAGTCCCGCAACGGTACCGCCTACGTATCCTGCTCCACCGGTGACCATGATCTTCATAAAAAAATGCCCTTTGTTTCCTTATCTGGTTTAAGTTTAGTTTATTACACAGGCAGAACAGGTTACCGGCGTTACTATACACTGTTCTTAGACCGTCAATACAGGCGGCGAGCCGCAGCAGGTGTAATGAATGGATCACATTTGAGAGTTAATCGAATCATTGATTTGTATTGCTCTTGATTGTGAAAGCAGGCGATATATTCTTTGGACTCATTTGAGTCGATTTTTTGGGACTGGAAGAAATTCGGAAAGTCTCGGGTCAGCGGTGCGAACGAATCCTCTTGTAATCCGTCTCTTCCAGATAGCGATTTTGTTGATCTGGACGGGGTGGATGCGAGATTTAGGACAGGCCTTTATGCACGGATTTTCCTCCCCCAGAAGGTATCCGTATAGGTTAATGCAACTCAGCCCGGCTTTCGCCGGTCATACCGCGGTTCAATTCTTCGCGATCGAGGACTGAGGACATGCAAACAAATTCCTATGCTGGACGGGCACGCTTTGGATTACTTCCGGAACCGGAACGTAACCCTGCGTCGATCGTTACTAGTTTCATCATTAACGGCGCGATACTGATTCTTCTGCTTGTGTTCGGCACGGTTGCACACCACGAACTTGAGGCGCGGAAGCTGGAGAAGACGGAGATTGTATTTCCGACTACTCCTCCGCCGGAGATCAAGGTGAAGATACCTCCTCCGCCGAAGATGCCTGCGCCGCCCAAGCCGCAGATCGTGAAGCTCGAACCGCCCAAGATTATCATGCCCAAGCTGGAAGCTAAGCCAGACGTGAAGTTGCCAATGGTGAAGGAAGCGGTCAACCTTCCGAAGGTGGCTGCGGCCAAGCCTGCGGTGGTGCTTGCTCCTCAACCGAAGGCGGCGCTATCGGCGGCGGCAGCTCCAGCATTGACTCCGCAACAGCATCCCTCGACGCAGCCTGTGCATTTCGGTGATTTGAATGGCGTTACGCCAAACCCGAATGCCAACAAGCCGGCGACGGTGGCCGCGCTGGGCAATCCTTATGGTGGTTCGCAGGGTAAGGCAGAGGCACCTCGTGGCGTTGTTGGTTCCACCGGCTTCGGAAACGGCACTCGATCCGGATCGAGTGCAGGTACGATGGGCAAGGTAGCTTCGGCAGGACTTCCAGGGGGAACAGGCACGGCTTCCAATGGCGGTTCCGGCAGTCAGGGCAAGGTAGCTTCGGCAGGAATTCCGGGGTTGTCGGCTGCTTCAAATACCCCAGCTGCTGCGGCGGTGGCAGAGGCCAAGACGACTCCTCCAGTGCTGTTGAGCCATGCGGCTCCACAGTATACGGATGAGGCCCGCCAACTCAAGATTCAAGGGGATGTTGTTCTTCGGGTCACAATTACGACGACGGGACAGATGCTGGTGCACAACGTGATTCGCGGTCTTGGGCACGGGTTGGATGAGGCCGCAACGCGGTCTGCGACGAGCTATAAATTCCAGCCGGCAACCAAGAATGGACAACCCGTGGACTACACGACGAACATCATCATCAAGTTCCAGACCGCTTAGCGATTGCCGTGTGTTTTAATCCTGGAGACAATCTCCAGCCGCAAGCCCCCAAGCCCCACAAAGGTCAGGTGAAGGCGGCCAGAACAGTAATGAGAAGACTTCACCTTAGGAGCCTGAAATGAAGTTTCGGAAGATCTCCCTCCCCATCCTGATGTTTACTCTGGGTCTCAATCTGGCATATGCCAAGAAGGAGCCCAAGTATCAACAGGCGCATGAGCTTACGCCCGAACAGTCCGCATTGGTCGAAAAGGCAATAGGCCGCGAGAAGGTCGTTATCAAGAACATCCAGGAGCGGACTCCGCTGGTGGAGACCTACATCCAGGAAATGAAGCCGGATGTGCATCTTTACCAGGTGCCGACCGGGGATACTTATATGCTGAGCCGGGTCGACTTCCGCAAGGCGTTTGTCGACAAGACTTATGCAACCCGTGCGACGAAGGGATCCGGATTTTTCAAGGGGTCGCTTGGCGCGCTGGGAAATATCGGCAAGGCGCTGCGTTTGAGCGGTGGTGAAACGTTCAATACACAGGGCTTCATGCAGATGATGTTCCTGGACCCGACCGGATTCGATCAGCAGCACTATGTGTTCAGCTATGTTCGCCGCGAGTTTCTGGGCAGCGTCCGCACATGGGAATTTGACGTTCATCCCAAGGTTGGCGGAACGGGCCGCTTTACGGGTCGCGTCTGGATTGAGGATCAGGACGGCAACGTTGTCCGCTTCAACGGAACCTATACAGAGAGCACGCGCGAAGATAGCTCCAAGGAATATTTTCACTTCGATAGCTGGCGCATGAATATGCAGCCCGATCTCTGGCTGCCAGTGGCTATCTACGTGGAAGAGTCGCAGCGCGTTGAAGGCGGCAAGACGGTTGGATTGCGCGCACAGACTCACTTCTGGGGCTATTCGCTGACACTGCCGACGCGTGAAAGCGAGAACGTTTCGGTGCAGGTGGAAGGCGCCGTGGATCAGAGCGCGGATTCGCAGGATATGACTCCGCTGCAGGCTTCGCGTGCGTGGGTTTCGCAGGCGGAGAATAACGTGATCGACCGGTTGGTGCAGGCTGGATTGCTGGCTCCGCCGAGCGACTTTGACAAGACGTTGGAGCAGATTGTCGTGAACCTCGCGGTGCCGAACAATCTCAACTTCCCTGACCCGGTTCACTGCCGTATTTTGCTGACGACTACGGTGGAAGCAACGACGGTGGGCAACACCATCCTGCTGAGCAAGGGCTTGATCGACACGCTGCCGAATGAAGAGTCGATTGCTGCGGTCGTTGCATTCCAACTGGCGCACGTTGCGCTCGGCCACCACATCGATACGCGTTATGCGTTCAATGACCGGCTGCTCTTCCCGGATGAGTCTTCTTTCCAGCGCATCAAGATGTATCACACGGATGCAGATAACGCTGAAGCGGCGAAGAAGGCAAACGAGTACATGCAGGCTTCGATGTACAAGGACCGGATTCCCAATGCGGGCCTCTACCTGACGCAGTTGGCGACATTGGGCAAGGAGCTGAAGCAGTTGAACTCGCCGAAGCTGGGCGACTCGATGCTGAAGGCCGATGGCACTCCCTGGCTGTATGAGATCGAAAAAACTGCTCCGAAGCTGAACCAGGATGACTTGACGCAGGTTGCGGCATTCCCCCTGGGTAGCTGGCTCAAGACGGATCCGTGGGACGACAAGCAGCATATGCTGAACGCGAAGCGGTATGCGCCGATGAATGCCCGCGACAAGATGCCGCTGGAAGTGACCCCGATCTACTACAAGCTGCAGCGATACGAGGATGCGCAGAAGGCTCCGGCGGGAACTGCTCCGACTGGCGCACCAGCACCCACGGGCGCTCCGGCTCCGGCGGATGCTCCGGCGCCGGCGGGAACGCCTGCTCCGACTGCACAAAACTAACTACACAGAACTCACTGCGACGCAAAACCAGTTCGCTGGGAAAACTTAACGTTTGCAGTACAAAAGCCGGGAAGGGTCAGATCGCAGGATCTAACTCTTCCCGGCTATACTTTTTAAGACAGAAATTGTGACGATCGGGCCTGGGATGCGTCCTACTCACATCCTATCTCTGAAAGACTGATTGGTATTTGCACCTGAATCTGAAACTGACTCCAAAACTCGCTGGGATGAATCGACTTTTCCGAATGAATAAAAACAAACTCTCCATTGCTCTTTTGCTTCTCATTCTGTTGAGCGCGGGTTCGGCTTCTGCTCATGCACAGGTTGTCCCATCGGCTTTTCATAACCCCATATCCTTGAATGTGGGCGCGATCGGTTCGGTGTTTTCACCCGACTACGGTCCGAATAAGCTGGCCGGATTTGGCGCTTTTGTGGATTTGAATGTCTTCCACGGCATTGGCGTCGAGGGCGAAGGGCGCTGGCTGCGTTTTAACCAGTTCGAGAATATCAACCAGGACAACTACCTGGTTGGACCGCGGGTGAAGCTGCATCCGCTCTGGCGACTACAGCCCTATGGGAAAGTGCTGGGCGGTACTTCGCATATGATTTTTCAGGATCATGTATTCAGCGGACACTTTACTACGGTTGCGTTCGGCGGCGGGGTGGATATTCATGTGCGGCGCAAGTGGACGCTGCGCGCGATCGATTATGAATACCAGTACTGGCCTAACTTTTTTGGAACGCACCTGTCTCCCAATGGGGTGAGCGCGGGCGTCAGTTATCGAATCTTCTAAATTATCTTTTAAAACAAATGGGGCGCATGGATGCGCCCCATTTGT harbors:
- a CDS encoding DinB family protein, translating into MEIHERQLVLDQLDSSEARLLELVRELTPEQWSFREAPERWSIAENIEHVIAFENFIMGVIADVMARPAELDKKAFAAEKEPLVLGLANARDVKFNAREVVRPVRRWLDTEEMVAELRKTRARTVAFVAETQAPLRDHFFPHVAFGDLDCYQWLVVMAQHGARHAAQIEEIKADPVYPVWHLARHPD
- a CDS encoding energy transducer TonB → MQTNSYAGRARFGLLPEPERNPASIVTSFIINGAILILLLVFGTVAHHELEARKLEKTEIVFPTTPPPEIKVKIPPPPKMPAPPKPQIVKLEPPKIIMPKLEAKPDVKLPMVKEAVNLPKVAAAKPAVVLAPQPKAALSAAAAPALTPQQHPSTQPVHFGDLNGVTPNPNANKPATVAALGNPYGGSQGKAEAPRGVVGSTGFGNGTRSGSSAGTMGKVASAGLPGGTGTASNGGSGSQGKVASAGIPGLSAASNTPAAAAVAEAKTTPPVLLSHAAPQYTDEARQLKIQGDVVLRVTITTTGQMLVHNVIRGLGHGLDEAATRSATSYKFQPATKNGQPVDYTTNIIIKFQTA
- a CDS encoding porin family protein, coding for MNKNKLSIALLLLILLSAGSASAHAQVVPSAFHNPISLNVGAIGSVFSPDYGPNKLAGFGAFVDLNVFHGIGVEGEGRWLRFNQFENINQDNYLVGPRVKLHPLWRLQPYGKVLGGTSHMIFQDHVFSGHFTTVAFGGGVDIHVRRKWTLRAIDYEYQYWPNFFGTHLSPNGVSAGVSYRIF
- a CDS encoding BrnT family toxin is translated as MDFEWDPQKAEANLRKHSVSFAFATNVFLDPHRIERIEDAENYGEIRESVIGRHGEFILVVIYTMRQAVIRIISARRATRHEHNQYWND
- the serB gene encoding phosphoserine phosphatase SerB; amino-acid sequence: MSETILIHYSGADRPGLTTQLTGILAEFGAGVLDIHQASVQGMLVLGLLIELPAGQGSESLWDRLTPHADALKLKVMFTRMDPEAVEAWVRERDGESYVATVMGREISALVLSRVAGILAEHGLNIGRIDELSGPRSLRQKASETAQVGSIGYACVEFHARGQVRAEAALRAELLALADELATDMVFQREDVFRRNRRMFVFDMDSTLIQGEVIDELAKMLGVGEQVSLVTAAAMRGEIEFQESFRRRVALLKGLPETRVFELLERIPLMEGAERLFTTLKRLGYKTAVLSGGFTFFGAYLKERLGVDYVFANELDIADGVVTGEVRGEIVDGARKAALLVELAEREGISLEQVVAVGDGANDLPMLKLAGMGVAFHAKPVVRAGAAHSLSYLGLDSLLYLVGVRDGDF
- a CDS encoding BrnA antitoxin family protein — protein: MSTTNIGMTKFRLDPENPPTMAEEQLQALRDLRDEDIDLSDIPDQSGKTGWRRASQPVMALIPEENKQQITLRLDAEVLAFFKSTGKRYQSRINAALREYMNSHSTEIKSR
- a CDS encoding M48 family metalloprotease; translated protein: MKFRKISLPILMFTLGLNLAYAKKEPKYQQAHELTPEQSALVEKAIGREKVVIKNIQERTPLVETYIQEMKPDVHLYQVPTGDTYMLSRVDFRKAFVDKTYATRATKGSGFFKGSLGALGNIGKALRLSGGETFNTQGFMQMMFLDPTGFDQQHYVFSYVRREFLGSVRTWEFDVHPKVGGTGRFTGRVWIEDQDGNVVRFNGTYTESTREDSSKEYFHFDSWRMNMQPDLWLPVAIYVEESQRVEGGKTVGLRAQTHFWGYSLTLPTRESENVSVQVEGAVDQSADSQDMTPLQASRAWVSQAENNVIDRLVQAGLLAPPSDFDKTLEQIVVNLAVPNNLNFPDPVHCRILLTTTVEATTVGNTILLSKGLIDTLPNEESIAAVVAFQLAHVALGHHIDTRYAFNDRLLFPDESSFQRIKMYHTDADNAEAAKKANEYMQASMYKDRIPNAGLYLTQLATLGKELKQLNSPKLGDSMLKADGTPWLYEIEKTAPKLNQDDLTQVAAFPLGSWLKTDPWDDKQHMLNAKRYAPMNARDKMPLEVTPIYYKLQRYEDAQKAPAGTAPTGAPAPTGAPAPADAPAPAGTPAPTAQN
- the galE gene encoding UDP-glucose 4-epimerase GalE, which translates into the protein MKIMVTGGAGYVGGTVAGLLAQQGHSVVVVDNLCHAQRNQVPAGVEFVEADIADRARIEGLFRDATAVNASFDGVLHFAALIEAGESMQKPEIYFRNNTASTLALLEAILACGPKRIVFSSTAAVYGEPEAVPIPETAKLKPTNPYGESKLLVEYMLEWFHRIHGLRSASLRYFNVAGAPEVGGHGTGKIIRGEAHEPESHIIPLVLDVALGRRSSIKIFGDDYPTKDGTCVRDYVHVADLADAHLLALAALETPLAAEQRLIYNLGNGAGFTVKEVVESARRVTGHPIPVELCPRRAGDPAFLIATSEKAIAELNWKPNYTQIDDIIRTAWLWHQIRHSK